One Candidatus Zixiibacteriota bacterium genomic window carries:
- a CDS encoding CcmD family protein: protein MMDGNYVALTVTLIVWCGLFLYLLKLDGRMKKIEKRIK from the coding sequence ATGATGGATGGCAACTACGTTGCTCTTACGGTAACTCTGATTGTATGGTGCGGTCTGTTCCTGTATTTGTTGAAGCTTGATGGTCGTATGAAGAAGATTGAGAAGAGGATTAAGTGA
- a CDS encoding cytochrome c biogenesis protein: protein MPSSWWWKLIVFVMMTGVIISSFVLPAPQGSIGDASRIFYYHVPMAWICVLAFAMSMVYSIRYLRTRSLYDDDKAVEAARLGFVFCLLATITGSVFARLAWGSFWNWDPRETSIFLLLLIYGAYFALRGAVPLEERRAALSAVYAIFAFLTVPFLVFVLPRVVPSLHPEDSIVDADLSFTMGPAVRIVFFTSLAAFTALFLWIYHLVMRYSLAKRRLLEED from the coding sequence ATGCCAAGTAGCTGGTGGTGGAAACTGATAGTGTTTGTGATGATGACGGGAGTTATTATCAGCAGTTTCGTGTTGCCTGCTCCTCAGGGCAGTATTGGCGACGCATCGCGTATATTCTATTATCATGTTCCAATGGCCTGGATATGTGTGCTCGCTTTTGCCATGTCGATGGTGTATTCGATCCGGTATCTCCGGACGCGTAGCTTGTATGACGATGACAAGGCGGTCGAAGCTGCACGGCTGGGTTTTGTGTTTTGTCTATTGGCGACAATTACCGGCTCTGTGTTTGCCAGACTGGCCTGGGGATCGTTTTGGAATTGGGACCCCCGGGAGACATCTATTTTTCTGTTGTTACTGATATACGGAGCCTATTTCGCACTGCGTGGTGCGGTTCCTTTGGAAGAAAGACGCGCGGCGCTGTCTGCCGTGTACGCGATTTTTGCTTTCCTGACAGTGCCGTTCCTGGTTTTTGTTCTGCCGCGTGTGGTTCCTTCACTTCATCCTGAGGATTCGATAGTAGATGCGGACTTGTCTTTTACGATGGGACCGGCAGTCAGGATTGTGTTTTTCACATCACTGGCAGCCTTTACGGCTCTCTTTTTGTGGATATACCACCTGGTTATGCGCTATAGTCTTGCGAAACGACGGCTGTTAGAAGAGGATTAG
- a CDS encoding cytochrome c maturation protein CcmE, protein MNGKYIAGILVVVVFLAWGTSAFLKTTIQYVSLEEARTASRTVQVMGKIDFATVNHNSEQSRLEFAIYDAEADDPIGADRLEVHYYGVVPGNFDQATSVVLKGKPQSSSFVAEQMLVKCPSKYQGDVGDEYQDIDRHMDTTESSGI, encoded by the coding sequence GTGAACGGGAAGTATATAGCGGGTATATTAGTGGTAGTAGTTTTCCTTGCATGGGGAACTTCCGCTTTTCTGAAGACCACGATTCAGTATGTATCTCTTGAGGAGGCTCGCACGGCCAGCCGCACTGTGCAAGTGATGGGCAAGATTGATTTTGCCACTGTGAACCATAATTCTGAACAGTCTCGGCTTGAGTTCGCGATCTATGACGCCGAGGCTGACGACCCAATTGGTGCTGACCGGTTGGAGGTCCATTATTATGGAGTTGTCCCCGGGAATTTCGATCAGGCGACTTCGGTCGTTCTGAAGGGGAAGCCGCAAAGTAGTTCTTTTGTGGCAGAGCAGATGCTGGTGAAATGCCCTTCCAAGTATCAGGGTGATGTTGGCGACGAATATCAGGATATAGATAGGCACATGGATACTACAGAATCGTCAGGAATATAA
- a CDS encoding IPTL-CTERM sorting domain-containing protein yields MMKTLLVVILIAVAVSAWAQDPPARPDVGTNGTNWSPPVPAPTSGISTTDLNTLTPNDLVDALIGSGPDAPTISNITYNGANVAAGTFTGGTGIIGFENGIILSSGNVASVAGPNLVDDVTTDNGLSGDADLDNLIPGYQTYDATILEFDFECENLQVISFSYVFASDEYNEYVNSDYNDVFGFFLNGVNIALLPGGSTPVAINNVNCGDPYAPPGGTNCNYYINNDLDDGGGTIDTEMDGMTVVLVATAAVNPGVNHIKLAIADAGDHVLDSDILLKGESFLCVTPSDAIPTLTEWGIIIFSVLLLGWMALVVIRRGRAANVRT; encoded by the coding sequence ATGATGAAAACGCTATTGGTTGTAATCCTCATTGCGGTTGCCGTCAGTGCCTGGGCACAGGATCCTCCGGCAAGACCTGACGTGGGAACTAACGGAACCAACTGGTCTCCCCCGGTCCCAGCCCCGACATCCGGCATCTCCACGACTGATTTGAATACATTGACACCAAATGATCTGGTGGATGCACTGATCGGTTCCGGACCTGACGCACCCACAATTTCCAACATAACCTACAACGGAGCCAACGTAGCTGCCGGCACGTTTACAGGCGGCACAGGGATTATTGGATTCGAGAATGGCATCATTCTGAGCAGTGGCAATGTCGCATCTGTAGCGGGGCCAAACCTCGTTGATGATGTAACAACTGACAACGGGCTTTCGGGAGATGCGGATCTTGACAATCTGATTCCAGGCTATCAGACATACGATGCAACGATACTTGAGTTCGATTTTGAGTGTGAGAACCTTCAGGTGATTTCGTTCAGTTATGTCTTTGCATCCGACGAGTATAACGAATACGTTAATTCTGATTACAATGATGTGTTCGGTTTTTTCCTCAACGGAGTCAATATCGCTCTACTTCCCGGCGGTTCGACGCCAGTTGCGATCAACAATGTGAACTGTGGCGATCCATATGCCCCACCTGGTGGAACCAACTGCAACTACTACATCAATAACGATTTGGACGATGGTGGGGGTACGATTGACACCGAAATGGATGGAATGACAGTAGTGCTGGTGGCAACAGCTGCTGTTAATCCCGGTGTGAATCACATCAAACTGGCAATCGCTGATGCCGGCGACCATGTTCTTGACTCGGACATACTTTTGAAGGGTGAGAGCTTCTTATGTGTCACTCCTAGTGATGCGATTCCAACCCTAACAGAGTGGGGAATAATTATCTTCAGCGTCTTGCTGCTCGGGTGGATGGCCCTTGTGGTTATCCGCCGGGGACGAGCCGCAAACGTCCGGACCTGA
- a CDS encoding retropepsin-like domain-containing protein, with product MKTIGLTVLFFILCTFAEAGVVPFDPMRGLVEIDVTIDGRFKGKFGVDTGADRIYIDREFAKKNGLKVGSGQPQRPVAGAMGSSEAWSVSFRSLEMAGERLYNLDATAIDMAAFIPDDKWGRPDGLIGYDLLQRFYVTVDYPHRELDLQMSEPVSLRKDSLDMVSFRNKRHLILVDVTLNDSIKVPMILDYCASQVFVSPDLARMLGMNPDKERRGILKRVSLSDKIVSLDVPVVVSDYTNLKKGLRGIEFEGILGAGFLFQHKITIDYKRNRIYRHCKD from the coding sequence ATGAAAACGATTGGTCTGACAGTTTTGTTTTTTATTCTGTGTACCTTCGCCGAGGCGGGCGTGGTGCCATTTGATCCTATGCGCGGACTGGTGGAGATTGATGTCACAATCGATGGTCGGTTCAAAGGTAAGTTCGGCGTCGATACCGGAGCAGACCGCATCTACATTGATCGTGAGTTTGCAAAAAAGAACGGCCTCAAAGTCGGTAGTGGGCAACCGCAACGACCAGTGGCGGGGGCGATGGGCTCAAGCGAAGCGTGGTCAGTGTCGTTTCGTTCATTGGAGATGGCCGGTGAACGGCTATACAATCTTGATGCCACCGCTATCGACATGGCGGCTTTCATCCCCGATGACAAATGGGGCAGACCGGATGGGTTGATCGGCTATGATCTCTTGCAGCGCTTCTATGTGACGGTTGACTATCCTCATCGTGAACTTGATCTCCAAATGTCTGAACCTGTTTCGTTACGTAAAGACTCTCTGGATATGGTTTCTTTTCGCAACAAACGCCACCTGATACTCGTGGATGTAACTCTCAATGACTCGATAAAGGTGCCGATGATTCTGGACTATTGCGCGTCACAGGTATTTGTGTCGCCCGACCTCGCTCGCATGCTGGGGATGAACCCGGATAAGGAGCGGCGGGGGATATTGAAGCGGGTGTCATTGTCAGACAAGATCGTCAGTCTGGATGTCCCGGTAGTCGTTTCGGATTATACGAATCTGAAAAAGGGCCTGCGCGGAATCGAGTTTGAGGGGATTTTGGGCGCGGGGTTCTTGTTCCAACACAAGATTACAATCGACTACAAACGCAACCGCATTTATCGACATTGCAAAGACTGA
- the ccsA gene encoding cytochrome c biogenesis protein CcsA — protein sequence MSLDTPGQTLIVLALIANIMAGVGFVMLARGRNSIRNITRLFYHAFTLFTVLASVWLYYLILSHRFVVKYVYEYTDSTLEFFYLISAFWGGQEGTYLLWVLLMALFGYIVMRHGGRFANWAMVIYSGINLFLLVIMVRLSPFALMDGVPLEGAGLNPLLQDPWMVIHPPIMFIGYATAAIPFAIALAALIRHDYSDWVKHVFPWVAFSGLMLAAGNILGAYWAYETLGWGGYWAWDPVENSSLIPWFVSLALIHGLILERRTGALRRTNLTLTALLFLTVLYGTFLTRSGVLSDFSVHSFVDLGTNAYLVAFILCFSILTMFLLVIRFGSMKHVPLDYNFFGRQFHLMAGMLLMLFFALMVLFWSSLPLLTQAVGVVPRAADIATYNDFALPLGIVLALMLTLTPFIRHNPLVLPSWRPKVIFTIVAAAILSTGAHLWAGEMEVVSAVVGTMVLAVLLLSALVPGLLRSLLPSLLSFVIAICVCLAMDIHKPLFVLLFATGAASVASSVVVLIPKLARNWRKAGGATVHLGFGIMIFGILGSSAFVTSERLVLIKGEPGEAFDVSVTYNGMANDITFPRNELLLTLQDGSNEYEARPQLYYTKRLNGIMKRPYIHRTLGYDLYYAPQQVTTGDENQGLYLQRDHPVTLDGMMLTFLTFDVGGHGEEGAMQVTASIEVARDNKADTIHPAVVMKMTEAGSEREFVVATLPTEEQHEVLLDQIMADEGAISVNIPGLTDVETTGELILDVSREPIINLVWGGTIILMIGAAIAFVRRRGILLS from the coding sequence ATGTCGCTCGATACTCCTGGACAGACACTTATAGTTCTGGCACTGATAGCCAATATCATGGCGGGCGTTGGATTCGTCATGCTGGCTCGCGGACGGAATTCCATTCGTAATATCACTCGTCTTTTCTACCACGCTTTTACGTTGTTCACGGTGCTGGCCTCGGTCTGGTTGTACTATCTGATTCTCAGTCATCGCTTTGTGGTCAAATACGTCTATGAATATACCGACTCCACGCTGGAGTTTTTCTATCTGATCTCCGCTTTCTGGGGAGGGCAAGAAGGTACGTATTTGTTATGGGTGTTGTTGATGGCTCTGTTTGGCTACATCGTCATGCGTCATGGGGGTCGATTCGCAAACTGGGCTATGGTGATCTATTCCGGAATCAATCTATTTTTGCTTGTGATTATGGTGCGTCTATCGCCATTTGCACTGATGGATGGCGTACCTCTTGAGGGAGCAGGGCTGAACCCGTTACTTCAAGACCCATGGATGGTAATCCATCCGCCGATCATGTTCATCGGTTACGCCACCGCAGCGATTCCTTTTGCAATTGCTCTGGCAGCGCTCATTCGACACGATTATTCTGACTGGGTCAAGCACGTTTTCCCCTGGGTGGCGTTCTCCGGTCTAATGCTGGCCGCTGGTAATATATTGGGAGCATACTGGGCTTATGAGACGCTTGGATGGGGGGGGTATTGGGCGTGGGATCCGGTGGAAAATTCATCGCTCATACCGTGGTTTGTTTCGCTGGCATTGATTCACGGTCTGATTCTTGAGCGACGAACCGGTGCCTTGCGAAGGACCAACCTGACCCTGACCGCATTGCTTTTTCTGACGGTTTTGTATGGGACATTCCTTACTCGTAGCGGGGTGCTATCTGATTTTTCCGTGCACAGTTTTGTCGATCTCGGTACCAATGCCTACCTGGTGGCTTTCATCTTATGTTTCTCGATACTGACTATGTTCTTGCTGGTGATTCGTTTTGGATCGATGAAGCATGTGCCTCTGGACTACAATTTCTTTGGCCGGCAGTTTCATCTGATGGCTGGAATGCTGCTGATGCTGTTCTTTGCCCTGATGGTTCTTTTCTGGTCGTCGTTGCCGCTCCTGACCCAGGCTGTCGGGGTTGTTCCGAGAGCAGCCGACATAGCGACTTATAATGATTTTGCGCTCCCACTGGGTATTGTATTGGCACTAATGCTGACTTTGACACCTTTTATCCGGCACAATCCGTTGGTGCTTCCATCATGGCGACCAAAAGTAATATTTACAATCGTTGCTGCTGCCATACTGTCGACCGGAGCGCACCTTTGGGCGGGGGAGATGGAAGTCGTATCTGCTGTGGTCGGTACTATGGTGTTGGCGGTTCTGTTGCTTTCGGCGTTGGTGCCGGGGCTGTTGCGTTCTTTGCTCCCGTCACTGCTGAGCTTTGTCATCGCAATTTGTGTTTGTCTGGCAATGGACATTCACAAACCACTTTTTGTTCTTCTCTTTGCCACCGGAGCCGCTTCGGTAGCCTCCAGTGTCGTGGTGCTTATCCCAAAACTCGCCCGCAATTGGCGGAAGGCTGGTGGTGCGACAGTGCATCTTGGTTTCGGCATAATGATCTTTGGTATTCTGGGTTCATCGGCGTTCGTTACCAGTGAACGGCTTGTCCTGATCAAGGGAGAGCCGGGTGAGGCGTTCGATGTGAGTGTGACCTATAATGGTATGGCGAACGATATCACTTTTCCACGCAATGAACTGCTCCTGACCCTTCAGGATGGCTCGAACGAATACGAGGCTCGACCTCAGCTCTACTATACCAAGCGCCTCAACGGTATTATGAAACGGCCCTATATTCATAGAACGCTCGGCTACGATCTCTATTACGCTCCTCAGCAAGTGACAACCGGTGATGAGAACCAGGGATTGTATCTACAGCGTGACCATCCCGTCACTCTGGATGGCATGATGCTTACGTTCCTGACGTTCGATGTTGGTGGTCACGGAGAGGAAGGGGCCATGCAAGTAACGGCGTCAATTGAAGTGGCGCGCGACAATAAGGCGGATACGATTCACCCCGCAGTGGTTATGAAGATGACTGAGGCTGGAAGCGAACGAGAATTTGTTGTGGCCACGTTGCCCACCGAAGAACAGCACGAAGTGCTTCTCGATCAAATCATGGCCGACGAGGGGGCGATCTCAGTTAACATCCCCGGACTGACTGACGTTGAAACTACGGGAGAGTTGATTCTGGATGTCTCGCGCGAACCGATTATCAATTTGGTATGGGGGGGGACGATTATCCTCATGATCGGGGCGGCAATTGCATTTGTGCGCCGTCGAGGAATACTGTTGTCTTAA